In one Candidatus Glassbacteria bacterium genomic region, the following are encoded:
- a CDS encoding Gfo/Idh/MocA family oxidoreductase, whose amino-acid sequence MTKSEHTDNLSRRDFLKRSSASAAAGIAVLGAPALLSAQNMNSQLNVGVIGTGSRGCYLIRLLARMPGITITDVCDVYPPHLQKGVEYSANEKVRAHEHWEKIIEQQDVDAVVVAPPLFLHVPCSVAALEAGKHVYSEKSMGLTVEQLNQVKAAVESHPELVYLVGYQSRMSDSFQQAKELVQNNTFGKITQFYVHYDRNTSWRKDIEDPKWERVLNWRMYREYCGGILTELLTHNIDMVLDILGTRPVKASCDGKLMVYDDGREHHDSLMGYLEMEDGVLGVASGHLSNSRWGSGWAIHGTHGTLEYMGPAFRIFWEKSTRHLQQVGIDHKFNRVKLGQSLNISEAPITEPDKIADFRGNTENSSRKALEHFLACVRNGDKPVMDMESTRLTSLAALMLYNSSLEGGRQVTMDEVLG is encoded by the coding sequence ATGACTAAATCAGAACATACGGACAACCTCTCCCGCCGCGATTTTCTCAAGCGGAGTTCCGCCAGCGCCGCAGCCGGCATAGCCGTCCTGGGGGCTCCGGCGCTACTGAGCGCGCAGAACATGAACAGCCAACTGAATGTCGGCGTGATCGGCACGGGCAGCCGGGGCTGCTACCTGATCCGCCTGCTGGCCAGAATGCCCGGTATCACGATCACCGATGTCTGCGACGTTTATCCGCCTCATCTCCAGAAGGGTGTCGAGTATTCCGCCAACGAAAAGGTGCGCGCCCACGAGCATTGGGAAAAGATAATCGAGCAGCAGGATGTGGACGCAGTGGTGGTTGCGCCGCCGCTGTTCCTGCACGTTCCCTGCAGCGTGGCGGCCCTCGAAGCCGGCAAGCACGTCTACAGCGAAAAAAGCATGGGCTTGACTGTCGAGCAGTTGAACCAGGTTAAAGCAGCGGTTGAAAGCCATCCCGAGCTGGTCTATCTAGTGGGGTATCAGAGCAGGATGTCCGATTCGTTCCAGCAGGCCAAGGAACTGGTGCAGAACAACACGTTCGGTAAAATAACCCAGTTTTACGTGCATTACGACCGCAACACGAGCTGGCGCAAGGATATCGAAGATCCCAAGTGGGAGCGCGTGCTCAACTGGCGGATGTACAGGGAATATTGCGGCGGAATCCTGACCGAGCTGCTGACCCACAATATCGACATGGTGCTGGACATTCTCGGGACCAGGCCGGTTAAGGCATCGTGCGACGGTAAGCTGATGGTCTACGACGACGGCCGCGAACATCACGACAGCCTGATGGGTTACCTGGAGATGGAGGACGGAGTGCTGGGCGTGGCCAGCGGCCACCTCTCCAACAGCCGATGGGGCAGCGGCTGGGCCATCCACGGCACTCACGGCACGCTAGAGTACATGGGTCCGGCTTTCCGCATCTTCTGGGAAAAATCGACGCGGCATCTCCAGCAGGTCGGGATCGACCATAAGTTCAACCGTGTCAAACTGGGCCAGTCGCTCAACATCAGCGAGGCCCCGATCACCGAGCCGGACAAGATCGCCGACTTCCGCGGCAACACCGAGAACTCTTCCCGCAAAGCTCTGGAACATTTCCTGGCCTGTGTGCGTAACGGCGACAAGCCGGTGATGGACATGGAAAGCACCCGGCTGACTTCGCTGGCAGCTTTGATGCTATACAACAGCTCGCTCGAGGGCGGCCGTCAGGTGACCATGGACGAGGTGTTGGGATAG